One segment of candidate division KSB1 bacterium DNA contains the following:
- a CDS encoding dTDP-4-dehydrorhamnose 3,5-epimerase family protein, protein MIAGVVIKELTTHSDDRGFFREIIRRTDGFFTEGFGQLSHSAMYPGVAKAWHIHRKQIDWWYVPVGNLKLVLYDKRVDSPTHGELQTVFMGENYPAKVVRIPAGVAHGCKVLGGGVTHLFYVTSSVYNPDDEGRISHDDPTIGYDWTAGPAIK, encoded by the coding sequence ATGATTGCAGGCGTTGTCATCAAAGAACTCACGACCCATTCCGATGACCGCGGTTTTTTTCGGGAGATCATCCGGCGGACGGACGGTTTTTTCACGGAGGGATTCGGGCAGCTCAGCCATTCCGCCATGTATCCGGGCGTGGCCAAAGCGTGGCACATTCATCGCAAGCAGATTGACTGGTGGTATGTGCCGGTGGGCAATTTGAAGCTGGTGCTGTATGACAAGCGCGTCGACTCACCAACGCATGGGGAGTTGCAAACGGTTTTCATGGGAGAGAACTATCCCGCCAAGGTGGTGAGAATTCCGGCGGGGGTGGCGCACGGCTGCAAAGTGCTGGGCGGCGGGGTGACGCATTTGTTCTACGTGACTTCCAGCGTTTACAACCCCGATGACGAAGGCCGCATCAGTCATGATGATCCCACCATTGGCTACGATTGGACGGCCGGACCAGCGATCAA
- a CDS encoding GWxTD domain-containing protein — protein sequence MILLITLLLLLLPLTGGEAQPGKRERARQLLQKTLADRPGLALSDLISRLEKVTRLDGGYAEAHYQLGLARQQENTIRSRRAAAAAFQRAIALQPRNPEYRYRLALLQHERGFDGEAKRQFQQMMKIAPADPRPYYHLALYRERDMLHYREMVSLHENATLSFHEFAQQDFEEARRLLETALALDPNMQPARQRLAALLFEVGRYDEMAAVLQAGLGHDNRAAGSDSARAELYLWLGLAHTRRQDTQAAAAAFATALALLPPEQRAFFSSLTPVLSPAALESYLSSDTLRQRQQERDFWQARDPLFLTAANERLLEHFSRVAYANLRYGIPEKGLAGWQTDRGRVLIRFGFPCQRLRTRADLGTTATGHVTLNASKEVWDYGSFHMIFDDRFLNGNYSFAWSWNPEGDGKVLYERQIEREAERYDFPHGGKPLALPHVIAQFRAPNRSDSTLLEIYYGLFSADLQPAAIRQEQRQYQLARGFFLCSADWVPRQSWRQDRKVLTAPAGTPGGQEVLIERWTITAPPGTYKFSLETLDLVSRRSGVVRDEISIEDFSGDRLAVSPILLAEAVEPAGEGLAMYNKGELSILPSLSHRFRAQAPIYIYYEIYNLSRDESGATSFRIETTVERDQAARSPVAGAVQAVSRLLGLGRQPVVISSAFEARGTSSQENLHHSIQVLEARPGKYRLTLTVTDLPRGQRATHARAFELF from the coding sequence ATGATTCTCCTGATCACACTTCTGCTGTTGCTGCTGCCGTTGACGGGCGGCGAGGCCCAGCCCGGCAAGCGCGAGCGGGCACGGCAGCTTTTGCAGAAAACGCTCGCCGACCGGCCGGGCCTGGCCCTGTCTGATTTGATCAGCCGGCTGGAAAAGGTCACACGCCTGGATGGCGGGTATGCCGAGGCCCACTACCAGCTCGGACTGGCGCGGCAGCAGGAGAACACCATTCGCAGCCGGCGCGCGGCGGCGGCGGCTTTCCAGCGCGCGATCGCGCTGCAGCCACGCAATCCGGAGTATCGCTACCGCCTGGCGCTGTTGCAGCATGAGCGCGGCTTTGACGGCGAGGCCAAACGCCAGTTCCAGCAGATGATGAAAATCGCCCCCGCCGATCCCCGCCCCTATTATCATCTCGCACTGTACAGGGAGCGGGATATGCTGCATTATCGCGAGATGGTGAGCCTGCACGAAAATGCCACGCTCTCGTTCCATGAGTTTGCGCAGCAGGATTTCGAGGAAGCCCGGCGTTTGCTGGAAACGGCCCTGGCGCTCGATCCCAATATGCAGCCGGCCCGACAACGGCTGGCGGCGCTGTTGTTCGAGGTCGGGCGGTATGATGAAATGGCGGCGGTGTTGCAAGCCGGTCTTGGCCATGACAACCGCGCGGCTGGCAGCGATTCCGCGCGTGCCGAGTTGTATCTGTGGCTGGGGCTGGCCCACACACGGCGCCAGGACACGCAGGCGGCAGCCGCAGCCTTTGCCACCGCGCTCGCCCTGCTGCCGCCGGAACAGCGGGCCTTCTTTTCTTCGCTGACGCCCGTGCTTTCCCCCGCGGCGTTGGAATCCTATCTGAGCTCGGACACACTGCGGCAGCGGCAACAGGAACGGGATTTCTGGCAGGCGCGCGACCCGCTCTTCCTCACCGCGGCCAACGAACGGCTGCTGGAACATTTCAGCCGCGTTGCTTATGCCAATTTGCGCTACGGCATACCGGAAAAAGGCCTCGCCGGCTGGCAAACCGACCGCGGCCGGGTTTTGATTCGCTTCGGCTTTCCGTGCCAGCGGCTGCGCACCCGCGCCGATCTCGGCACCACAGCCACCGGCCACGTCACGCTCAACGCCTCCAAAGAAGTGTGGGACTACGGCAGCTTCCACATGATCTTTGATGATCGCTTTCTCAACGGCAATTATTCTTTCGCCTGGAGCTGGAATCCGGAGGGCGACGGCAAAGTCCTGTACGAGCGCCAGATCGAGCGGGAGGCGGAGCGCTATGACTTTCCGCATGGCGGCAAGCCGCTGGCGTTGCCGCACGTCATCGCGCAATTTCGCGCTCCCAATCGCAGCGACAGCACGCTGCTGGAAATCTACTATGGCTTGTTCAGCGCAGATTTGCAGCCGGCAGCGATCAGACAAGAGCAGCGGCAATACCAGCTCGCGCGCGGCTTTTTTCTGTGCTCCGCGGATTGGGTGCCACGGCAGAGTTGGCGGCAGGATCGCAAAGTTCTCACGGCACCCGCCGGAACACCAGGCGGGCAGGAAGTCCTGATCGAACGCTGGACCATCACCGCGCCGCCGGGCACCTACAAATTCTCACTGGAGACGCTGGATCTGGTTTCACGCCGCTCGGGGGTGGTGCGGGATGAAATCAGCATCGAGGATTTTTCCGGCGACCGGCTGGCGGTCAGCCCGATTCTGCTGGCGGAGGCCGTGGAGCCGGCGGGGGAGGGGCTGGCGATGTACAACAAGGGCGAACTCAGCATCCTGCCCTCCCTCTCCCACCGCTTTCGCGCGCAGGCACCGATCTACATTTACTACGAAATCTACAATCTCAGCCGGGACGAGAGCGGCGCCACGAGTTTCCGCATCGAGACCACGGTGGAACGTGATCAGGCGGCACGCTCACCAGTGGCGGGTGCGGTGCAGGCAGTCAGCCGGTTGTTGGGCCTGGGCCGGCAGCCGGTGGTCATCAGCTCTGCGTTTGAAGCGCGCGGCACGAGCAGCCAGGAAAATTTGCATCACAGCATTCAGGTGTTGGAAGCCCGGCCTGGCAAATACCGCCTGACACTCACGGTGACAGACTTGCCGCGCGGCCAGCGCGCAACGCACGCGCGCGCTTTCGAGCTCTTCTGA